AAGGGAGAATACAGCCACAAAAGTGGAACACATTAGGAATCTTGCTCGCAGAATATGTGAGGAAGTGagtgccaaacaaacaaacagcaactagccaaacaaaaaaaattcaagagCCAAAGCGTCACCTGGCTCCTGGAGCCAATGCTGGCTGCAGCCATATCTGTGAGGGGGGTGAAAGAGATGCCCATACTCTTGAGAAACTCCATGGGCTCCATCCCAGTGTCATGAAGGGGCAGTTCAATCCTCCTGTGCATGGCAGAGGTTAAGCATGCATGGATGGGTGCACgcccgcgcgcacgcacacaggcacgcacacaggcacgcacacaggcacgcacacaggcacgcacgcgcacacttCCAAAAGAGATCAAGAAAACTCCATTTCATGAGAACAGGAATCTGATTTGTGActattgttgttggtgtttctCCATCAGCAGAGATTAATCTTGAGCATCGTAAAAGCAATGATCATGGTAACTCATGTAGAGTGACAATGAAATGCACCTCACACTACAAACTAAAGCAACAAGCTGCGGTATGAGTCTACTAAGATAGATTTCACCCTTTGTCTCTATCCTGAAGTGCTAATAGTACTAAGTTCAACAGATCTATAGTCATAAAGTCCAAATTTGATCATCacatgactgtttttttttatcaaatcAAAGCCTAAAGTAGCTTTCAGCGAAGGTACCTAGCAGGCGAGGAGTGGGAATCTCGGCCCACCCCTGTGAGGTATTTGTAGTTGTCTCGGATAGTCTTGGCATAGGTCGGGTTGTTGGGGAAAAGGGTCTGTGTACTGGGGCAGGAATAGGTAAACAGGTCCTCCTTCCGGGTGAGGGAAGGGTCCTGGAAACGGCAcaatgccccacacacacacacacacacacacacacacacacacacacacacacacacacacacacacacacacacacacacacacacacacacacacacacacacacacacacacacacacacgttggtCATTATGAATCTGTAAAACATCAAATGCAGCCATCCGGTGTGGTGGCTGCAGACGCACAGCTCGAGCGAGAGGCTGCAgagagcagtgcagtgttgcactGGCGAGAGGTCGTGTCCTCACCGTGCCGTTGACCTCGCAGGAGGGCTCTGCCATAGACAGAGACACTGGGAGCAAGTGGGCCTCAGTGGTGAAGATGTAGTCATCAATGTCGAAAGGCAAGTGACTCTTCTCAGAGAACAGCAGGTAGAGGTACTTAAACATCTCAGCCAGGAAGAAGGAGTCCATTCTGCACATACAAAAACCatctttacaaaaaaaagtttgtcaAATATTCAGAATCTTGCATGAATAACCTTAAATAGAACTTGAGTCCAGTGGaacaagagggaaaaaaaacaaacaaaaaaaacaaaacaaaacaaaaacacacaaaactgagCATACTTGAATCAATACTGAAATTTCTTTCACAGCAGGGCTGTGTTTGTTACTGCTCATCATGTGTCTCCCCAGCACCTGTCTTCATGTATCCCAGTCCTCACGTCCTGCACTGCCGCAAAGCCACAGGGGACACGCGTGTGGGCATTCAGCTTCTCCACAATAGACTGGCCCACTTTCAGGTAGTACGGGTCACCTGTAGCCTGGGAGGGAAGGTTGTACCGTTACTAAACGAGTCACTAACCTTTATATGAGATTTGCTGCCAGTCAAACTGaatttgatttgaaaaaaagCACTACAGTACCTTGTAAAGAAAGTATGTGCTCTCAGCAAATTCTGGACGCAGTGGGTGTTGACCCCAGTGAACTCTGAACTCACTGGTAAATGCCTGTCAGACAAAGAAAAGCAGAGTCATTTTATggatatttaaatgactttagCCAGCAAGATACCACTTAATGCTAGTTTACCACTTAATGATTGCAGCATATGCACTAAGAGCGTACATTGCGTTAATAAAGTAACAACCTCCGGAAGAAACTTGTGCTGCTTGGTGACCTGATACAGCATTTCATGGGTCTCTATGGCTGGCTTCAGATCTCCTCTGAGAACCTGAGAACACAaataagccaaaaaaaaaaagaaaagacgtttaaaataaaataaattcacttTACAACACATGTGGTGTCTTTCCAGGCTGAAGTCCAAGGGGACAAACAGCTGCTGACCTGGAGGCCGGGGAAGAAGGCCAGCAGCGAGTCCATCCAGCCACGCACATTGACCGTGGggttgtgcatgtgcacgctcAGGAGCAGAGGGGGCTGGCTGATGTACTTCATAATGGCACTGTAGTGCTGTTCCACACAAACGCAAAGAACTTCAGCCGGGCTGCTCACAGCCGACACACGCATACTTCGGAGCAATGTTTATGGATGTTAGCGGAGAAGGAAGTCCTACAGTATTGAATCTCTCGAGGTACATGTTGTCTCCGAGCAGAATGTAAGCCTTCATCAAGTATTCATAGTAAGAGTCTATTCCTGCACCAACACCACTATCTAAAGTAAAGAAAAGATGAAATGCAAGAAAGCACAAGAGAGTAAGAGGGGAATACATGTGCAGAAAACACTAATGACTAGATTAAGGGCAAATAACACAAAGCTGTTGGGTGAAAAGGCAGGTGTGCACCCTCACCCCTGCGCACCCAGGCTCCATTATGGATGTTGATGACTGTGCCCATGAGGTCACTATCTCGCTGTCTCTTCTCCCAGAGGACGTCCAGGGCTTTCCGAGCATAAGTCTGATGAGAACAGAGCGGGACTTTACACACAGAAAGCCAGCTTTGTACCAAATGATGAGGGAGATTCACTTTATGGATGAAGTCTGCTTGTCTATAGTAAAGCTCTTGTGAACTATATCTAAATCTCTAGCCTTCAATTGATTTGCAGGAGTCGTGGACTCGATGCACACATTCCCGAGAAAGTCCACAGGGCCAAAGGCCTGTCCAATTCAGATGAACAGCAGTCATGGGGAATAATGCATACTTGACTTGAACTTCTAGAGTCCACCACAGATTTTGCTTGTGGAATTACTCAAACATGAATGtagcaaaacaaattaaacaggaATGATCACAGATTCTTCTTTAAACTTGATTAGCATGTTTCCCCAAATGGAATGAGAATTGTTCGTGTTGAATTGTAaccattttaaattttattataactTCTGATCTTTTATAACAACAGGGCCGTTGACTATGACGGTGTATCCATGGGTCTGCATTCTGGTGATTTAGACTGGACATTAGTTAGCTACTGAAGGAGTCCAACCACTCCCCTCCATTCCACTTACCTCCTTCCAcaggccacccccccccccccctcacaccaAAGGCCCTCCCTCCAACAACATGCAGACTTGGAAGGCCAGACTAAGCTCTATATGCTGCATGCATGTAGAAAATTATTGACAGGCAGGGAGGACCACCTCCTTGTACACAAGTTTCCCGAATACAGAGCTCAGGGCACTTGGCGTACTCTTCGTTTCTGCAGTGGAACTTCAGTGATGTAATGGTAGCTTACTCAAGGCATTCTTAAAAATAGCTAATCACTGTGAACTCCAAAAATGGTAAAAGTGAGTTTTTGAGGCCAGCACCTCAAACACAGAGTCCCCAGAGAGACGGCTGAGCGCGGCAAACTCCAGGATCATGGTGCCAGCACAGGCCGTGCAGGTGTCCGTCTCAGTACCTGTGCGCGAGAGAGGGTTCAGGACCCCATAGCGCAAGTTCACCTGAAGAGAAGTGGAGATACCACAttcaataacaaacaaacattcattcattcatctatcCATCTTCCAAACGGCTTAATCCAGTTCAGCGGCAGTGGGGCCTGGGGCCTATCCCTGCAGCAGTGTGCAAGACGAGAACAGTAACAAAGAcgatcatttaaaataaaactttttaaaaatacactaaataCTGAGAGAAGCCACATACCCTTGGATAAGGAAGGCCACTGGTGGTGTTGAAGGCAGGCAGAAGGCGGTAGCCCAGGTCTTTGGCCATGTGGAGCAACTCGTCTCTGTACCAATGCATCTTCTCCCCCCGCTGCTTTAGCAGGTCAGCCATCACATGAGCTCCCAACAGGCCACTAGAGACAGCATGACATGGACTTcacctttgttttgctgttctttttttttttttaaaaacccaacaTGCTAACTTGCTAGATCAGGCTTTAATTAATTTGCATGTGACTTGCTCTTGACTGTGCTATAGAAATATTGCTGTCACCAAGTGTCTGTCACACTGAATATTTCTGGCAGAGGATCTGCAGATTTCACTGTACCCCAGCACACGAATGTTAGTCTCAAAGACAGACACCACCACATCATTGTCCAGTCTGACAtctttaagtgtttttttcacTGCCTCCTCAAACTCCTCCAGCCTGTTGAGCAGCTGACCAACAAAAGAGAAAACCCACCATAATCAACAAAACAGAATGGCCtgtatatcatttttttttacaaacacactactgattaatcaaataaaataagcaaaataaccAAAAGGGTTTTCAATGCTGGTATTTAAGTCAATATACTCACCACTAGTGTGTCTAAAGTGTCAATCAAGGTCAGAGAGAACCTAAAAGGGACAGCTGTGTGTAGGTAATTCATCTCTGTTCACTAGCATGTTGTACGGTTCAAGTATCTTATGAGTGTTCGGCCAATATTTGCCATGAGTGAGCTCTGTATGCTTCCTTGCAGGGCTCGAGTTTCTTAGTTGGTCTATactcagacagacagctttATATATCCCCATGGAACATTCATGGCAACACACCGACACTGACATATAAAAGCTGCATATGCATTCATACTGACTAGCTATGTAATACAATATGAAGACATACATCCAAACTGTTACACACATCCTGTCATACGGTCTACTTTTGGTTTTAGTTGTGCCTTTAGGAAGCTGATATAACAGGAATATGGGCAGCATTTCACAGGTGTctcagagaaagggaaaaaaagttagtGATAGTGAGACCCACTTTCCCAGAGAGTCGTCAATGTCTCCACGACTGGGCTCCAGCCCTCGAACTCTCCCTCTACAGCTCAAGGGCATTAGTTCATCTGCTGGATATGCATATTTCTGGAACAGACAAGCAGGAAAATGGATAACTAGTTAAAACAACAAAGCCAACAACCATGGGCCATGTCGGAAACAGTGATGCCTTTATCGGATGACAAATCTGAATTTCAAAAGTTCCTACAATTACTTACCATGTAACTGCCATAGGCATGATCAAACATTTCCAGAACTTGATCCCTAAAATAAAGAACAATGCATTTAGCAACGAGTCACCATTCCTTATTTCATAAGAACATTATTAAGTAAGGAATGAAAAGCCTTAGGATACATGGATAAAAGAAGGGTACATAGTAGGACccaacaggaagtgatgcaggTAGCATCTGAACACATTTTCAACGGTTCCAATATATGGCAGAGCATGAGTTTGAGATTCCATCCATAGCAAAGTACTGTAACACCAACATCTAAATTCCAGATGTGATGTGATCACAGAACAGCATGGGTGAGAAAACACTTCCATTATACCAATCCTCATTTTAACATAACACAATGAATCATGAAATCCATTTCAAACAAAAGGGGCACTGCAGTTGTGCTATCTGCATAATTCAGGTGAGCTGTAAACCATGATGATACGTGCTGTATAGCATAGGCCTACACGAGGCAAAAGGCAGGGTGTTTAGGGCCAAGCTTGTCTTCCCTTATAACCCAAAACCTTTAGCATTAATAACCAAATTGCaattagagaaagaaacactgGCTTAGCTACTTAAAGCAGATGGTGACTGATCAGAAGACAAGACTTTAGCTTGCTTGCACAGTAATTTTGCTTTTAATTGTATGGAATTAAAATGCACAAGTAGGAGTGATCCATGACACAGAACTTTGAGGTTCATCTCACTATTAGACACACAACAAACCATCAGTTTCAGCATTTAGACAGACTGCAATCTTTGACATTTTAGGCAATCAATAAACAATTTCCATAAATTTTGTTCTAATCTAAATAATCATGCCCAATGGGCTGTCGGTTACATCTAACTAGAACTTCCAAATACCACATTTTCAGTTACAGACATGTAACTGCATCTGAAGGAAAGTGCAAAAAGTTACACATCACAAATCTCTTGGATTCTCTTTATAGTCCTGCTATTGATACAATGGAATTAATGTGATGACAGTCAGTAGGACCAAGGCAGAAAGCCTAACCCCAAAACAGATTGCTGTTCAGTCGTGGATGTCAGCACAGAATCAAGTGAGCAGATGCTGAAGTGATTTGTCAGTTAGCCTATTGAACATATTAGCTAGAACATGCCTCATTAAACACTAAAGCCTAGTTCACCACAGCTGTGCTGCATTGTCAACCATCCTCACAAGCAtagttcaagaaaaaaaaaaacgatggCCAAATGATCTTAGTCAGAACCAGTCAAAGTGGCCATCTTAATGAAGCTCACCTGGTTTTGGACTTTTCCTCGGCAGACATGGTCTGACCATCTTGACCAACAACCCCACACAAAAGGCCACTAAAGAATGCAGTTGCCAGCACGATGACAAAACCCCTGAAATCGTACATACCTCTCACCTTACACTTAACATTCTTCATTTAAATCTTCAACGAAAGACAAGTTCGCAACCCAACCACTGGGTTAGTTAGCTAGCCTTTCTTCTAAAAACTTCCTTCCTAGCTAGATAGGCTAACAAAGTAGTAAATTTTACTACTGCCCCACAGCTGCCTCTGAAAATCTTCCAACTCAAGCGTCTAGGCTCATTTCGCTAAAGTTAAACCAAGCAAAGACAATTCATTAACAACTGAACAAGAAGCTAGCTTAGCTGGCTAAATGATGTAAGGTTAGCGACTTGGATGACCACAACCTGCTTTAGCCGTTTCATTTAATATAGTAAAACCCTGACTGACAAAGCTTTTAAACGTCCTGCAAGGTGGCTTAGATGGCTGAGCTGCACAAACTATTAATATCCAGCTAGCTACAGATTCTAGATGGAAAAACAGATAGCCTACCGGATAGCTAGCCTGGCTAGCTACTTGATCATTTAAAGCTAGCTaacaagagaaacaaacaatacaGTCTTTCTTGAGTTTGTTGTATGTGTATCCCCTTGGATCAGCATCCAATTCGCAAAAGACTCCATCTCAGCTTCATTTAGACGCACATTTTCTGTGGAGTAAACGTTGACTAATTCTGCCTAGCAAGTTTCTGCAGCCGGAAACGCTCGCCCGTCTACACATCCTCCCGGTTTCATTGGCCCTTAAAATGACGAAACCATTAAGGGGgaagaaatttgacaaaaaaaatgttgttttaattatGTCAATACAGGTATTTTGCACATCACATTAGTACGGCTTATTTCACATTCTTTCCTCGGTTTTAATTTATTGGGACCTTATATGAGCCCTAAAATTACGGACTCGCCTGTCGCGATTGACCAATCTTTAGGTAGCTACGTTTCGTGTCACTGGGTCACATGGTCATTATTATATAGCCCAGTATGGTTCCTGATCGGCGCTATTCGGTAAATAAAACGCACTCGGGTTCTGGTGGCTTTATTCGCAAAAGTCTTTCTTCCGCAAAGTCATAGATACTCTGTCCTCATAAAGTCGGAATTCCACTTTCATCGATCAACGGCCCAGAAGGCATAATTAGTAACCCACGCCATGGTGTGACTAAACTGGTGTGTCGAAATTAAagttgttaaaaataaaaaatgtggaCAATACAGCTGTTATTGACTCGCCAGTAGCCGATCCCTCTTGTGGATGTTGGATTTTATAACCTCGCTCATACTTTAACCAGAGGTACGCGTTCGGAGGAAAACTCTCAGTTCGTTCATCATGTCTGTAAGTTACAAACTATGCATTCATCGCTGTTCTGGTATATTTGGTAACATTTTGAGGTTCAGGCCTACTTGATcgactttttattatttttatttatttatttatttatttgtctgcaAGTATTAGGCTTGGAAAGTGGCGCTAAATAATTGCAAAGTATAAAAATGGACTTCGTAAGATTTATCATTTCAGAATGCTACTCAAACCTATAGAAGTCGAACGTTGTAGATAAAGTGTATCTTGtgtagaaaaacattttgaaaagtgtATGATAAAGCGTCGCTACGCGCTGTCAGCAAACAGAAGCTCAGATAAGCTTAGACGATAAAATTGCCTGGCATGACACACAATACTTACTGGTAGTCTTACTGGTAAATTATATTTCCTCTCAGTCTGgatttacttattttttgttttatcttttggGCAGTGATAGCTCGGTGGTTAAGttccttgacttgtaatcgggaggttgctggttcaagccccgccactgccaagtttTCACTGTTgtgtccctgagcaagacccttaaccctcaattgctcaagttgtactcagtcgtaattgtaagtcgctttggagaaatatatttgaatttccCCTTACaggtttgttttcttctaactttttttttttaacctcccTGTAAGTTTAACGGTAAATGTACAGACCACATCAGAATCAAGGGCATTTTAGGAACGATTTAATGATACATGTAGCAGTTAATACATAATCAAGATAATCAAGATGTGGACTACCATTGGACAGTTAAGAATTACTGATacagttttgtctctctcaaCAATTAACACACAGTCCTTCCAGAAATGTACACATAGATGTGGTTTTAGTTCAAAATATTCACTGATTTCATAATCTCTTTAACTATTTCTTATTCCTTCcttcttctttctccctctctcactctttctacATTTTTCtatccctctccccttctcctttTACCTAATCCCcatctctttttgtttctctctctctctctctctctttctctctctctctctctctctctctctctctctctctctctctctctctcttattctttctctcttttcagatGTACTTTGAAAGCTCCAGCAACGTCACATTACTGTTTGACTTCTGGAATGTACATGGACCTGGAGGTACACAAGAGCCTCCAACAGTAGAAATATATTGCTGATCTATATTTCAGTTATTAGATTTGTTTTGACTTATTTGCCAAAAGGAGGAGTCTGATGGAACTTGGTAGGATTACATCTTTATGGAAAGTCCCCAAATTATGTCTACAAAATGGCAAATGTAATGCTGCCTATAACAATCTAAAGTAATTAGGGCTTGTTTAACAATGATGTTTGTGTAGAATAGAGCTATTGTAGTACATCACTTGCCACAGGGATGCAAAAAGGATTTGAATGGAAGATGC
This is a stretch of genomic DNA from Electrophorus electricus isolate fEleEle1 chromosome 6, fEleEle1.pri, whole genome shotgun sequence. It encodes these proteins:
- the si:ch211-282j22.3 gene encoding ER degradation-enhancing alpha-mannosidase-like protein 3 isoform X2, which translates into the protein MKNVKCKVRGMYDFRGFVIVLATAFFSGLLCGVVGQDGQTMSAEEKSKTRDQVLEMFDHAYGSYMKYAYPADELMPLSCRGRVRGLEPSRGDIDDSLGNGLLGAHVMADLLKQRGEKMHWYRDELLHMAKDLGYRLLPAFNTTSGLPYPRVNLRYGVLNPLSRTGTETDTCTACAGTMILEFAALSRLSGDSVFETYARKALDVLWEKRQRDSDLMGTVINIHNGAWVRRDSGVGAGIDSYYEYLMKAYILLGDNMYLERFNTHYSAIMKYISQPPLLLSVHMHNPTVNVRGWMDSLLAFFPGLQVLRGDLKPAIETHEMLYQVTKQHKFLPEAFTSEFRVHWGQHPLRPEFAESTYFLYKATGDPYYLKVGQSIVEKLNAHTRVPCGFAAVQDVRTGIHEDRMDSFFLAEMFKYLYLLFSEKSHLPFDIDDYIFTTEAHLLPVSLSMAEPSCEVNGTDPSLTRKEDLFTYSCPSTQTLFPNNPTYAKTIRDNYKYLTGVGRDSHSSPARRIELPLHDTGMEPMEFLKSMGISFTPLTDMAAASIGSRSQDSQKGVFRVKLVAEVSQLPEEEVVPLIVQLISPPFLGRTVLTAGPAKFGMDLTKQEHGVKGSIVKSVPYTACAHIENALELQGHIVLALRGGCMFAAKARRLQEAGAIGVIFIDQREGSSSAETPLFQMVGDGEPTQDITVPLVFLFSREGAILTAALQEHCNVDVLLLPKERQLGRDKPEKLNIKFRLAQEGELDESEGDGATIRLVLQGEVAAEAEGERAGVTAPSHCTATSTGGDPQPFSQEQKAPEDSP
- the si:ch211-282j22.3 gene encoding ER degradation-enhancing alpha-mannosidase-like protein 3 isoform X1, producing the protein MKNVKCKVRGMYDFRGFVIVLATAFFSGLLCGVVGQDGQTMSAEEKSKTRDQVLEMFDHAYGSYMKYAYPADELMPLSCRGRVRGLEPSRGDIDDSLGKFSLTLIDTLDTLVLLNRLEEFEEAVKKTLKDVRLDNDVVVSVFETNIRVLGGLLGAHVMADLLKQRGEKMHWYRDELLHMAKDLGYRLLPAFNTTSGLPYPRVNLRYGVLNPLSRTGTETDTCTACAGTMILEFAALSRLSGDSVFETYARKALDVLWEKRQRDSDLMGTVINIHNGAWVRRDSGVGAGIDSYYEYLMKAYILLGDNMYLERFNTHYSAIMKYISQPPLLLSVHMHNPTVNVRGWMDSLLAFFPGLQVLRGDLKPAIETHEMLYQVTKQHKFLPEAFTSEFRVHWGQHPLRPEFAESTYFLYKATGDPYYLKVGQSIVEKLNAHTRVPCGFAAVQDVRTGIHEDRMDSFFLAEMFKYLYLLFSEKSHLPFDIDDYIFTTEAHLLPVSLSMAEPSCEVNGTDPSLTRKEDLFTYSCPSTQTLFPNNPTYAKTIRDNYKYLTGVGRDSHSSPARRIELPLHDTGMEPMEFLKSMGISFTPLTDMAAASIGSRSQDSQKGVFRVKLVAEVSQLPEEEVVPLIVQLISPPFLGRTVLTAGPAKFGMDLTKQEHGVKGSIVKSVPYTACAHIENALELQGHIVLALRGGCMFAAKARRLQEAGAIGVIFIDQREGSSSAETPLFQMVGDGEPTQDITVPLVFLFSREGAILTAALQEHCNVDVLLLPKERQLGRDKPEKLNIKFRLAQEGELDESEGDGATIRLVLQGEVAAEAEGERAGVTAPSHCTATSTGGDPQPFSQEQKAPEDSP